The DNA segment TAACCATCACAGTGGGACAGACTGTCATTCTGCCGTGTCAAACTCCTATCAACAAAAGTGATCCCATGATAGTTTTAGAGTGGAGCAGACCTGAGCTTGGGACAGAATATGtcctcttttaccgagacaAGAACTTTGATTTGGACAAccaacatccatcttttaagaatCGAGTGGATCTAcaagacagacagatgaaggacgGAGATGTCTCTCTGATCCTGAAGGATGTGATGATTAACGACACTGGAACATACGAGTGTCGTGTTGTCCGAGGAAGAACAAATCGCAGGAAGAGATCTAATCTGGATGGTGACCCCATCAGCGTCATCTACCTTCatgttgatcctccaggtgagtgagtagagttgcgtgtgtgtgtgatcagaggtgaagctgcttcctggttgttgatgtttgtttctaaagatgttgttgatgagactttgtagaaagcagctggtctgagtgatgtgatcagagtgcagtagataatgtctgacagcagtttgaagaggaaatggattctgttctgttcttcactcatcacctacctgacagctgacacctcacacctgtttctcacctgcaggtcagacaggAGGACACACAGAGGATGGATCTGTTGGACTGATAGTTAGTCTGAGTGTTTTTATTGTGCtcgttgctgctgttgttggttttgtgatctacaaaaaacacaaacagagtcAGGATTCAGAGCATCCAGAGCTTTCTCAAATTTCTAAGAGCTTTTTCCAGATGAAGTCTCCTCCCGCTGAGCAGAGAAGGATGACCTGAGGACAGATAGATAACCTGACTACAAGTGGCATTCAGCAACACTCACTTTGACACTTGAGGAATGACTTCATCAGCCTCAGGAAAGTAAGGTTCCCTGTTATATGTGTGAGTGCAAACACTAAGATTTGAGTATAAAGTCCCATTTAAGTTGCAGTAAGAATTGCAATGCGACATCATGGGTGAGTAACTGGTAGCACTCTATGGGCACTCCTCCCTGTAGATTGCCTCCCCAAGTGGCCTGTCTTCAACCACATTAGCCATTTTGTTCAGATGCATTTTACAttagtaaaacagtaaaaattaaaatacatttaaaattaattcaaataaaatgtcCTGCTACTTaatttgctgttttctttgcttgCTCTCCGTAttgttttcagttattttatttaataaacttATTTGAATTGACTCACCACACCTCTGCCTTGTCAATAATGAGCATGTGTGCTTTTGCACTGGATAATGTAATATTTTTTGGGGTGGAACCGCCCCCTCCCAGGTGGCGTTACCCATTTAGTTGTCTTCTAAGTTTCCTAAGTTCATTCATTAGAGTTAGAATTTAAATTTGaataatttttgtattttttttttattttttccttatgTACTAATcttatattataataatatagcACAACGTATAGTTGCTATTCAAATCTTAGAATTTTTCTTCAAGGAGCGACTTTTTACTTTGAGTACGTTTCAGAGCCTTCACTTTTTCTTGAGTAAAAGAAGTTGCTTCACTTCTTCAACCTTTACTAGAGTGGGGTAGTTTCTCTTCATCAAACCCAggtttaatgaaaatgttacttACTTAAAGGTTACTTAAATACTTACACACCACATTCTGAAATCTACTGCACCAAATTCATATTTTCAAAATAgtcaaaatgtgtgttttacccTTGATTAATCCTTTTTGTACTGACTAGAATTTCCAAGGTGGGTTCTCAGTcacctttgtggaaatgttcTCAGCATTAATCTTATATATGAGGGACAGCCTGATTTTAAGAAAGCGAAAGTAAAGGGAAAGTATCCcaattcttatgtttgttttcactCCTTCAGGTAACAGAGTGCAATAGAGTTTAATTTtcagtgtcacatgcagctgccTTCCACTAGCGCTTTAATGTAA comes from the Maylandia zebra isolate NMK-2024a unplaced genomic scaffold, Mzebra_GT3a scaffold02, whole genome shotgun sequence genome and includes:
- the LOC106677000 gene encoding coxsackievirus and adenovirus receptor homolog isoform X2, with product MTTAGTASLCCRTLLCMCLLVVCATEVKITITVGQTVILPCQTPINKSDPMIVLEWSRPELGTEYVLFYRDKNFDLDNQHPSFKNRVDLQDRQMKDGDVSLILKDVMINDTGTYECRVVRGRTNRRKRSNLDGDPISVIYLHVDPPGQTGGHTEDGSVGLIVSLSVFIVLVAAVVGFVIYKKHKQSQDSEHPELSQISKSFFQMKSPPAEQRRMT